TCTtatactccaactagctagtAGCTTTCTGTGCAAAGTGCTATAGAAATATAACTTACCAGTCAGAACCAGGTATTGCTATAGCATGAGAGGGGAGACCAAATTAAAGGGACTTTTCTGACCAGCATCCGACTAGCCAAAATCTAAAACGGACAACCTATGCCCTAACCTTGACGAAACAGTTAAAGCTAGGGATagatccatgctttggtttagtctCCCTGAGTCTGTTTCAACATActaacgttttagcatttgtggcataAATTCAAGTCATGGAACCGATATTAGCATTTTCATATACAAAACATTTGtaagtgactttgttgagcttcacaatcaTTTTGAGATACTTttagatgatttggacatgatgtgGGAAAAATGCTAATATCGACCCCATGACTTTAATGGGATTTATGCCAaaatgctaaaacgttagcatgtggaaacagtgccatggaaactaaaccaaatcatggattgctgtcatacttGGTCCATAGACTGTTTGGAGAGTTAGGAAACCAatgtgtaattttgtaatttggctgaactgtccctttaaccctaaatctaacctttAAGCCTAACCATAACCTATTTTTAAACAATTTGGGAAATTAAACAACATCAGCTTGCAGCTCAGTCTTGTTCCTTTCGTTTTTCCTATGACAAAGATGTCCTTATGGAGTCCATTTTGAGTCATTGTTATCCTTTTAATACAGTTGGCACTGCCAGATGGAGGCTGCCTCGTTCATACAATCCCCAcattaaaaataaaattaaaaaatagTTAATTTCATGCAATTATTAATGATAAACACAAACATTCAGAACGCACAGCACAACACAGTTTACTTGCTAGTATTTTTATACAAATAGTAAAAAGAGAGCTTGTATCTGAAGGAGACACATACTGTACCACATTGCCAGATATATATGTTGTTTAAAGAAACATGTCTGTAAAGAATATCACTTAATTGAATGTCCAAACTTTCCATTACAACAGCTTTCACCAATTCTAACgatgtaaaaaaagaaagaaagaaagttaAAATAGCTGTTTCAGTAATCACATACAGTATAGAAAGTTGTCTAAGTGATATAGCCAAACCAATTCATCTCAGAATCAAAATCTGCATAAAATAAACAACagcaaaaataaaaacattccGATAAACAGGCGTTAGTATCTGGTGGTAAGCAGCTcatctaccctaccctacccaaccCATCATTTAATGTAACACTTGGATTTCATGTTCCAAAAGAAccacaaaatattttttgtttaatttttttCCTTCATTCTTTTTTATTTTAAACACAACCTGAAGACTTGGTTGATTGGTTGTCCATCATGTTTCTGGGTGGATAACCATACTATCTTCGGTTGTCCTCTGACTACACGGATGGATCCATCAAACATGCTGCACAGCCCTCAACAACAGCCCTCAGATCAGGTCAGATCAGACCGCTGTAAATGGTTACGTCTTACTCTGTGTTTTTTAAATGCCTGCTTTAACTTCCAttgtagagaaagagacagtacTACTCCTCCATGCCCTTCTGTTAGAAGATGTCTACATATTGAACGTCCTCGTTCAATGTCCCAAGATGAGTAGACTTCCTGTCAGACCAAATAAACCACACCCCGTTTACAGGATGGCACAGAAGAACTTCTTCTCCCTAAAAGGGTTTTCGGATGCGGGCACCGGCGACAGGAGTGGGTCCTCTTTGGCATGGGCTTCGCAGTACGACATTAAGTCTGCTGCTGCTTTGGACACCTGTattgaaagacacacacacacacacacatacacacacacacacaatttgacTTTGACACAATAGATTTGTTGGTACTTTTACATTTCAGTGTGGAATAAAGTGGTAATATCATAGTAACTATAACCTGTTACCATACTATCACCATGTTATTACCACTGTATTCTGTGCTGTAATGTAAAGGGCAACCAATGTCTCATTCTGTATATCCCTTACTTTCCTATATCCTTTTAGGCAGTGATGCTACCTATTTCTCATATTTTGGTTATATCCTTTTTGGCAGTGATGTTACCGATTTCTCATATTTCAAATATGCCAGTAATCGAAAgatgctggatcaaatccctgagctgacaaggtaaaaagaaatctgccattctgcccctgaacaaggcactgttccctagcctgttggggatgggggcgctgtttagactatttatgctaatttggctaattttttaaacggcttcccacaaaatccttgatcgtacaatatgcatattattattattattggatagaaaacagtctatagtttctataggagttgaaattttgtctctaagtggaacagagcccattctacagcaatttccctgacatggagtcagatttgagaaatgttggccactcttctgaagtcagttaaaagggcactgtcattgctatgactatacggacacttcttacgtcttcccctggatgcctttacgtgatgacgattccaatggggtcgattgcgcgttcacaggccctacaaatgaaaaaaccctgaagctagtcattcttttggagctgcgtcatgagcctagaggacaccggcgcgcacctgttccaagcgttagtttagcctgttatatttctccggtcatcttttcactcgttataggagttaaaaacatcataaggtagttaatttaaagcgttttatagcaatttatatccgtttagtgcgattttgggacatttatttttgcaacgatgtgaaaagttgggcacgcttttcagttcatcccgaacgcagttgacatttccacatggcaagaggacagctttccaccaaaagacgatttctcccaagaaaggatcctttgcccaagatactgatggaagaacagctcaaggtaggacatttttattatgataaatcgtgtttctgtcgaaacattttagtggcttaggacgccatgttttttgacgtagcttcgcttggcgcaaactgtattgaaaagtaaggataaattaaaaaatgtaataacgcaattgtattaagaattaaattgtctatcaatccctgtccaccctatattttttagtcacgtttatgagtatttatgtataagagtagatcactgtctaagtggcgcaaggactttttctttaccagcttgtctacatttcacattgtctaaccatgattttggtggctaaatataaacattttcgatcaaactgtatatgcatgttgtaatgtgatgttacaggagtgtcatcggaagaattctgagaaggttagtgaaaaaattaatatcttttggcgatgttgacttttatcgctcactttggctagaatcaatgctgggctgctaattgctatgtgctaagctaatataacgatttattgtgttttcgctgtaagacacttagaaaatctgaaatattgtctgtattcacaggatctgtgtctttcgattcgtgtatgctgtgtatttttacgaaatgtttgatgattagtagttaggtaaacacgttgctcattgtaattattctagtccatttgtgacggtgggtgcaattgtaaactatgccatctacctgaaatatgcacttttttctaacaaaacctatcccataccataaatatgttatcagactgtcatctaatgagtttttttgttggttaggggctataaatatcttagtttagccgaattggtgatggctactggtgttggtggacaaataaaagatggtggattatgctaatgtgtttttaggtaatagatgtacatctttacatattgtgtcttccctgtaaaacattttaaaaatcggaaatgttgactggattcacaagatctgtgtctttcattagctgtattggactttaatgtgtgaaagttaaatatttttaaaaaatattttttttgaatttcgcggcactggtttttcagtgggggggggggggggggggggggtgtgccgctagcgccacgctgatcctagacaggtcattgtaaaataagaattagttcttaacagacttgcctagttaaataaaatgtcctttgggtggtggaccattcttgatacacacagaaaactgttgagtgtaaaaacacagcagcgttgcagttcttgacatactcaaaccagtgctcctggcacctactaccataccccgttcaaaggcacttaaaacctttgtcttgcccattcaccctctgaattgcacacatacacaatccatgtctcactgCTTAAAAATTCTTCTtcaacttgtctcctccccttcatcttcaCTGATTTAAGTACATTTAACAGGTGggatcaataagagatcatagctttcacttggaatcacctggtcagtctatgtcatggaaagagcaggtgttcctaatgtttggtccACTGAGTGTATATCTGTATTATCCTTTTGGGCAGTGATGCTACAGATTTCTCACATACACAACtgttcaaaagttttagaacacctactcattcaagggtttttcttaattttgaatattttctacactgtagaataatagtgaagacatcaacactatgaaataacacatatggaatcatgtagtaaccaaaaaagtgttaaataaatcaaaatagattttccatttgagattcttcaaatagccaccctttgccttgatgacagcttgtcACACTAttggcactctctcaaccagcttcatgaggtagtcacctggaatgcatttcaattaacaggtgtgccttaaaagtttatttgtggaatttctttccttcttagttcatttgtggaatttctttccttcttaattcattttagtcaatcagttttgttgtgataaggtaggggggggtatagccctatttggtaaaaggccaagttcatattatggcaagaacagctcaaataagcaaagagaaacacagtccatcattactttaagacatgaaggtcagtcaatacggaaaatttcaagaactttgaacattatgatgaagctggctctcatgaggagcgccacaggaatggaagacccagagttatctctgctggagaagatacgttcattagagttaccagccttagaaatttcagcccaaataaatgctccacagacttcaaataacagacacatctcaacatcaactgttaagaAGAGAATGTGTGAATTTTATATTTTTTCTATTCAAccaagtaggccagttgagaacaagttctcatttgcaactgcgacctgaccaaaataaagcaaagcaaagcagtgcaacaaaaacaataacacagagttacacatgggataaacaaacgtacagtcaaaataacaacataaaaatatatgtacagtgtgtacaaatgTAGTAAGgatagggaggtaaggcaataaataggccatagtggtgaaataattacattttagcattaacactggagtgatggatgtgcagatgatgatgtgcaagtagagatactggggtgcaaaagagcaaaaaaaacaagtaacaatatggggatgaggtagttgggtgtgctatttacagtagggctgtgtacaggtacagtgatcggtaagctgctctgacagctgatgcttaaatttactgagggagatatgtctccagcttcaatgatttttgcaattcgttcccatcattggcagtagagaactggaaggaaagccggccaaaggaggtgttggctttgggaatgaccagtgaaatatacctgctggagcgcgtgctacgggtgggtgttgctatggagaccagtgagctgagataaggcgtggctttacctagcaaagacttatagatgacctggagtcagtgggtttggcgacggatatgtagcgagggccagcgaaagcatacaggtcgcagtggtgggtagtatatggggctttggtgacaaaactgatggcactgtgatagactacatccaatttactgagtagagtgttggaggctattttgtaaatgacatcgctgaagtcaaggatcggtaggatagccagttttacgagggtatgtttggcctcgttttgtattggagatgcttaatgtgagtctggaaggagagtttacagtctaaccagacacctaggtatttgtagttgtccacatattctaagtcagaaccgtccagagtagtgctGCTAGGCAGGGgggggcgggtgcgggcagcaatcggttgaagaacatgcatttagttttactagcatttaggagcagttggaggccacagaaggagtgttgtatggcattgaagctcgtttggaggtttgttaacacagtgtccaaggaagggccagatgtatacagaatggtgtcgtctgcgtagaggtggatcagagaatcaccagcagcaagagcgatatcattgatatatacagagaaaagagtaggCCCGAGAATTGAATATTGTGGCActgccatagagactgccagaggtccggacatcaggccctccgatttgacacactgaactctatctgagaagtagttggtgaaccaggcgaggcagtcatttgagaaaccaaggctattgagtccgccgataagaatgtggtgattgacagagttgaaagccttggccaggttgatgaatacggctgcacagtactgtcttttatcgatggtggttatgatatcgtttaggactttgagcgtggctgaggtgcacccatgaccagctcggaaaccacattgcatagtggagaaggtacgttgggattctaaatggtcggtgtTCTGTTTGTTAGCTtagcttttgaagactttagaaaggcagggtaggatggatatacgtctgtaacagtttgggtttagagtgtctccccctttgaagaggcggatgaccgcggcagcattccaatctttagggatctcagactatacgaaagagaggttgaacaggctagtaataggggttgcaacaatttcagcggatcattttagaaagagagggtccagattgtctagcccagctgatttgtagggatccagattttgcagctctttcagaacatcagccacctggatttgggtgaagtataagcagggggggggggggggggggaccggaGCAAGtttctgcggggggtgcagagctgttggccggggtaggggtagccaggtgaaaAGCATGGACAGCCGTAGAAATGCTTATTAGAgttagtgggcagctgggaggaggtgctcttattcttcatggactttacggtgtcccaaaacttttgggaattagtgctacaggatgcaaatttctgtttgaaaaagctagccttagctttcctaactgactgtgtatatttgttcctgacttccctgaaaagttgcatatcgcggggactattcaaagtgagattaaaatatatacgggAAAAAAACGATGAAACCGACTATTTACATGGGACAAAACAAGACCAaaacacgtccgactgctacgtcATCTTTGATTGACAATAGAataaggccttcatggttgaattgctgcaaagaaaccactactaaagaacaacaatcagaaaaagagacttgcttaggcaaagaaacactagcaatggacattagactgatggaaatatgtcctttggtctggagtcgaAATTTGACAATTTTGGTTACAAccggcgtgtctttgtgagatgcggtgtgggtgaacgaatgatctctgcatgtgtatttcccaccgta
This Salvelinus fontinalis isolate EN_2023a chromosome 16, ASM2944872v1, whole genome shotgun sequence DNA region includes the following protein-coding sequences:
- the LOC129813189 gene encoding guanine nucleotide-binding protein G(I)/G(S)/G(O) subunit gamma-2, which produces MASNNTASIAQARKLVEQLKMEANIDRIKVSKAAADLMSYCEAHAKEDPLLSPVPASENPFREKKFFCAIL